tgtacTCTCCCATCAGATGTACAGGTTAAAAAAGCTTACTCGAGCTTCATAGTTGAGATCAAGAAGGATGTTTGATGACTTAATATCTCGATGAATAATGCGTGGATGACCtgataaagtaattaaattgaattaaggaggttaaacaatttattatgCTACGAAAATCAGAAAGATAAAGGGGAAAGCACATAAGTAATTATGAATGTGCAATCAACAATAATGCAACCATGTCTGATGCTAGCATCTTAAGTGGTTGCAAAATTTCTAAAGAACTCAATgtccttattttaaaataaatactcCAAGCATCTAAGGAGCATGTAGTACCATGGAAACACCTTGTCTTCAACGGATGATAACTGTATACATGGGAATactgaaaaaaagaagaaacttACAGTCTTCATGCAGGTAAGCTATTCCTCGAGCTGCACCAGCAGCAACCTTGATTCTGGTAGGCCAATCCAGAACTGGTCTATTTTCGCctgaaaaaatgaataaatttactGGTCAAGTTTTAGATCAAATTTTAGGTGAACTACAGACAACATGATGATGGGAACTTACTCAACAACCTAATTGGATTATAAATTCAGGTGCAACCacaatgatgataataataaattcaagGAAGAACAACATATTACGTGTTTCTACTACCACAGTAAATAGATAGATGTATTATccaatatttttcaatatttttaagttcgctactaaacaaataaaaaataatataaaaaaaaggatttaAATAGTTTGtcattacataaataaatgataCTTATTTCATAGCCCATCAAAAGGGATAACAAACAAATACACTCCACAAGGCATGGAAACACTGTATCATTGCCACATACTTGTGCAACAGGACCGACATGGTGACACCTGTATGAGACAACCTGTGTTTGACCTTAACTACATATCCTACAGAAGTGGGCTGTATCCATATGTTTTTGTCATGGAGGGATGCAGCATAGATATGACatggaaatttaaaaaaaaaaaaaaaaagtagcattgatctgttttaaatatttcaacaaatttcaaaaataaaaaacatacgTAAGGTAGGGGTGCTAACTAAGGTCAATGTAGTAAATCATTTTGATTGAGCAAGTAATTGAACATGGTCTATTTGGATGAGTTCATTTAGGTAATATTTTGAAACATGTCAACAGAAATGATGTTCCATGTTTTATGGAAGGGGCTTACAAAATAGCCGATATTGTACATATGACATATATCTAGATATTGCTAATATtgaaattcatttataatattataatcaaaGAACCTTTTTTCCTTAAATAGTGAACTATGTGTGTGCTGTCTATGTCATACAAATTTAAGAAACAACTCTAATTTTTCACACCTTATTTTCTACACCCGTCTCTAAAAATGGGTGTCAAACTCTCATCTAACCGTGCAATCAATATGTATTTATCTTACCATGGAGATGGTAATGAAGAGTATTGTTGGGAACATAGTCATATACAAGCAATCTCTGATGTTCAGATATACAGTAACCAACCAAGGAAACCAGATGACGATGATGCACACGGCTGATTATCTCAACTTCTGCCCTGAATTCACGTTCCCCTTGCCCACCACCTATTTTGAGCTGTTTCACAGCTACTTCTCTTCCATCTACGAGTAAACCTTTATAGACACAACCAAATCCACCTTCTCCCAGCAAATTTTGTGCCGAAAATCCATCTGTAGCTTGGATAAGTTCTTCATACGTGAACCATGATCTCGAGCTACTTACTCCACCTGCTTCTGATGGAGAATACACAAAATCACTACCAGATCCACTACCTGCTACAAAGTTGGCTGGAGACTGTGGCCTCAAGAATAAGGTACCTAGAAGAGAATACCAATGATTTAATACATAACATTGTAGCCCAATTAAGATGTTACTACAAACAAATACAACTCTATGGTGTCATGCCATTTAAACATAATGCAACTACGATTCCAAAAATTTTCAGAACAAAGTCCAACAACaaacatcctgcttaatttatCTTGATcagttaaaagaaataatgtaGAAACCAAAGTTGCACCGCCAGCAAGGAAGTTTGAACCAATAAAAGGCTTCAAACTTCCGAAACTGTCAGTCTGTAGTCACAAACCAATTCTAGCATCTTGCAACTGAGTTTAGGgttcaattaatgaaaaataaagacattGTTAATGTCATTGATTTGAATACCAGTTCTTGGTCATATAGCTAAAGATGCATTTACACCTTTATAAACTAAAACCACCCATTTTCAAGTATCAATTTGTCGCATTTCCCGAAGATGGCAAGCCATAGTGTAATACGTAAATGAACTCAATATTAAATTAAGAGAAATTGGTATTAAGTGGTAATGAAGATTGATACATTGACATCGAACTTCTGGGTTTGAGTCTATGATGAATATTTTAAGAACCAGAATTGTAGGACTTCTCTAATTCATAAATGAAGTATCCAGGAACCAGAATCCATTATATCTGGATCATCTAATTCGAGTATAAGGCTCTAGGAAATATCGATAAATCCTTTCgtatttatcttaataaaaaattatcaacgtTAACAACAAACAACATGCAAGAACCAACAAGATTATATTCCCTAAGCCCTAATAGTTGGCAATACATAATGCAATACCTGAATTGTGGGATGAGGTAAATGGAGAAGGAGCAGCATAACCACCTCTTGATCCTTTttccctcttcttcttcttcttctgtacAAACCACACGGCCATAACAAGAAAACTGAGGACAATAAAACCAACTACAATTCCAATGGCGACGGATCCTCCAGCACTTAACCCACCTGAATGTGAAGGCGTGTTGTTTGTAGCTATATCGTTAGAACCATCATTAGTTGGTCTAGCAGTGGGTTTCTCAGTTGGAAGAGACGGCAGTGGTACCGGTGGACCCCCAACGGCGGTTTCATTGGTTGGGGGGTCAGGCAAAGAAGCTGGAGGTGAAGATCCTGAAGGGACTGAAGGAGTTGATGGCAATGTGGATGGAGGGGGAACATCAGAAGAAGGAGGCTTAGGAGGAGATTGAGAAACTGATGGAGGAGGTGCATGTGAAGGAGTAGTTTTGGGAGGACTTTCTTTCTGTGGAGGAGTACCAGTGGATGGTGGCCTTGGAACATTGgcaggaggaggaggagatgGTGAAATTGGTTGAGAAGGAGGGGGAATTGTAGCGGGAGGAGATTGGGGAGGAGGGGAAACAGTTGGTGAAGATGGTGGAGACAAAACTGGAGGGGAAGGTGGAAGCTCAGCTGGAGGAGGGGCAGTGGTGGTGGCTGGTGGTGAGGGGGGAGATGTTACAACTGGTGGCGTTGGAGATGCTGGTGGTAATGGCGGTGGAGAATCTGGTGGTGAAGGAGGGGGCAgagttggtggtggtggagaagATGGTGGAGGAGAGAGTGAAATGGAAGGAGGAGGGGTTACAGGCACTGCCTGAGGAGGTGAAGGAGGTGGAGCTGAAGGGTCAGAGGGAGATGAAGGAGCAGGGGAATTGGGTGTTTGATTGGGCTGGGAAGAATTGAGAGATGATGGGGGGTTGGAGGAATtggttggagaagatgaagaaggtggTGGTGATAAAATACCACCAAGAACAGGAGGCACTGCAACAGGGGAAGCATTTGGAGAAGGGTTGGTTGAAGCCATCACTGCACAAATCTTGCCTCAAAAGCAAAATGTACTAGTTAAACACTTCCATCACCATTCCTCTGATACTTTCTCAAACCACCATCACTCCAAATTCCTATGCTTTCCAGAAACAAACTCGACACAGCACCCTAGATCAAGCatcaacaaaaaatttcaattttcagatCAACCCTTCTACAAGCAATGCTCGAATTTcttcagagaaaaaaaaaacacaaccaCCATGACCCAATCccttaaaaaaaacacttaactTTGGCAAAGAGCAAAAAGTCAATACCCACAAACAACTTTCAAGAAAGCTAATACTTTAGTGAGGTACAACAGCTGACAAAAAGCAAATTCACAGTGGGGAAAAAGAAGTCCAGCTCGAGAAACAAAACCTTTTCGCAAATCAAGGAGCATCTTCCAACATTATGACCCAGGTTGGTCACTGGTCTAACCCACTTGAGAGAGCAAAATACAGCATACCCAGATCTCCAAAAATCACCAATGACCTAAAAATGCAACCTTCAGCGATATCTGAAGAGAGGGTGTTCGAAAATTTCATGTACAGTTGGCCATGGGCAAGAAACGGAAGGTTCAGAACTTCATACGAAAAAGCTGATTTTGTGGAATATGAGAATAGTGGAACACAGAAACAGACACAGCACACCCCACAATTAGTGCAAAGGAGAACGTGGAGACGACTTTCAGAATAGGCTCCATTTCACACACTCTCTATGTCACTCCTTCACTGACCTCACATGCACTGCTAATGGGAAAAGGTCGTGTCCCAATTGAAAATTCAGAAAAAGCAATAATTAAAccatatgattttattttgtattactttTTTGAATTCGAGGGACCAAAGTGCTTCTGATGTTGTATGCTGTCACTTTATTTTTTGAAGGGAAATCCCACCACCACTAACACATTGAAATGGTCAAATTTCTTAGACCTATGACAAAATTTGAcattccctttttattttaataagtttctttttatgatttacattttaataaactttaaacaataataaaatatgttagaaAGTGCTAatagcatttttttttcctttattcaaTCATTAGTTTTATCGTTTCAAGAAGTATAAGCATTCTGTCATTAGCAAAATTCATCagaaagtataaaataatttgatacaaataaaagataaaactagCAAATTTTGTGACTTTTAATCAACTTTAGATTATGTTAGAACTTGTAACCTCTTCTCTTATTACCATATATTATAAAGTTTCATTTAACAGTTGTAAGTTTttgttttcagtattttgtaaGATTCTTTACTATTTTGGTGAAGACATTTAATCCCTCTTGTGCTTAGATTTTTTCACTATGTTGGTTCTGAGGAATAATACCTCTTGTCATCACCACAAAACACCATGTCCCTTTTGATGGCTTAAAAATTTCAAAGTGTCTCAAAAAGTTTTTATCTATAATCATAAACTAATCAGTAGATTCACTAAGTCcatattttcgcatggaatctcaatttggtccctttctttctggaaatatcaattgggttccaaatttatgaaaattgtaacaattagatcctttccgttaaattcTCTCTAACAGCGTTAGTGTTTGTCTGATGTGGCACGCTGTCTCAACCTTCTCGCCAGAGCTCCCAATTTTCTCATCCGAAACCAAATCATCAATCTCCCTGTCACCATGATGACCACGCTCCACCTCATCATCACCCTTCTCCTCTACATGGTTCTCAATCTCCCCTTCCACGTCACCCTCCTTCGTTACCTCATTTTTCTTAATGATGCTACcccttttttttaactattattcAAAAACTATCCTCATTTAACCAGAAAGGGTTTAcaaatcactttttaaaagttaatCCCAAGAAATATTAAAACTCTCTTCCAGAATTTGAACTGCGAAGTGATTCAgggaaaaaaatgttgttagaGCTTACAAATCACTCATAGAATCAGACTTCTGAAAAAATCATTACGTTCtggaattaaaattttgaagaaataatgacattttcattttgttttgtaataacagttaaaaaatgaataaaggggaatgaataaaatttattggtaTTTAAGTTTAAGCTGCAAGCACTTTCTTGTacctaaaataaaataggaGAGCGAAATACAATGCTATACAAGCAATACCAGTAATTACCAAAACCAAATTGAATCCAGATGGATAGTCAAAAACTGTGGTTTCAAAGTTCATTCCAAATACACCTGCTATAGCAGTAAATACTGCAGCTACCAATGTAGCAGCTGTAAGAAGCAGCTCAAACTGTATTAGCCTCCACAAACACCTCGTTACTATCGCTAAAATCCCCGTCCTTCACATCCTCCCTCGATTCCTCCCTCGATTCCTCCCTCTCACCGCTATTCTGCCAAACGACACCGTCCGCATCACCCTCAGCAACGTCGTCCGCGTCCTCAACCGAACCATCATCGTCCTCAGTGACCTTAGCAATGGGCCTGTGGGCCTCATGGAGAGGCCCATCAAGCTGAGGCTCCTCAACCGGCGCAGAAGTTTTAACAAGAACGGGCCTGGTGGACTCCGGCTCGAAATCCCCCTCCTCACCACTAACAAAGCCGTCGTTGTCGGAGTCTGATGCGGTGTCAAGAGACGGCGATTGGTCAGAAAGAAAAACAGAGGTTTGGGGAaaagaagactcagaagaaTCCATTGAAATTGAGAGAATGAGATGAATAAgaaaaggatgaagaagaagaagagaaagagataagGTTTTAGGATTGGGTTGAGGCGCAGTGAAAGGGTTTTAAGCTCTCCGTCAAGTGACTTCACTCAGCCACGTCAGTTAAGAAACTGACTACAGCGTGCCACATCAGACAAACACTAACACCGTTGAAGAgaatttaacggaaaggatccaattgttacaattttcataaatttgggatCCAATTGATATTTCCAGAAAGaaagggaccaaattgagattccatgcgaaaatagagacttagtgaatgattaaaccataaatttattagtaattataaatttccCCTTTCAGTACTATTGTAGCTTTTTCATTAAGATTTCTCAtcgaaaaataattaaaattaattacaatgaGCAGTTGTTTCCTGTAAAAGAATGATGAttagaaaaatgaatttattatatatagttgGAGAGTAGTGGCATGGAATGTTGCAGTTATTGGCTGTTATTGAGTTATGGTTgttcttaaatattaaatataaactataataaGTGAAGAAGCaaagcaaaatattataaaaaaatctgtgttaaaatatatttttcctctATTATATTGTGTGGTGGTTGTTGGTTGGATCACAAGGTCATCATttctatgaaaaataaattaattaataaataaataaaactgcAAGAAGGGAAATACTCTTAACAAAGCACAAAATTCTTCAAAGCTAAGTTTACCGTTTGTTGAgctaaaatattgtaaaaagaTGGCTAATTAGACTTAGAAGCTCTTTTGCCAACTTTTCAAAATGtctaaagagaaaataaaggaaataaaactattattacttaaaaaaacttatttatattctGTGGTAAAGTTTGTTATTGTTCTTTTTTGCTTTATTCATAAGATTTCAACGATTTATgccttatataaataaattgtgctaatttcattttaatcgcagaatttttaatataatgtgAGTAATAATTAATTGTCCCTGGTGAATGTGCATGGAGTTGTTTTCTTTGAAACAATTAAATGGACAGTGAAAATATTGAGAAGTatgaaaatattcatttaagaaagaaataaagtttgCATGAACAACGAAATATAGAGTAAAATGTTGCACATGGAAAAGACATTCCTACGTGCTTAAATTAGTTGATAGCTATTAAAATGTTTGACTTCTAGTTCATTAAAGTGTAGTTTGTAAAATCCTTgttttgttgtgtaaatttttttatttacaaaagatttgttttttattatttaattggttattattgtttttggTTGAGTTTTATTGAATACAGTCAAAAATTATGTGTGAGATTAATATTCTTTGTATGGAATATATATTCtctatttataacaaaaaagaGAATGATACTGTgacactaaattttttttattttacatctatttaatactatTCTCACTATCCTTTTCTCATTATTtactttctattttaaaaatataaaagttaattataatCAAGACCGTTTTATCTCTATAAAAATTGTCAAATAGTGTCAAACCTTCACTCTTGAAAGAGTGTTTGAGATGATATTTATCCTCAAAAAGTATTTGACACTTCCAAGATGATGTTACactattaaacaaatatttttttttacttatgaaaaaataatcacATCATTATAATGTATTAACCTTAAATTCATAGAAGAATAAAAACTCTTCCACTTGGATTATCAACATCCAGATAACACTATAGTTATTATGAAGTttagttaaagaaaaatatagttattttgtttttagttcagGACAAAtcatcaatatttaaaatagtaggtctactgaaaaagaaatttattaagaaaatagaaCATCAATGAAACATGAACTCAATCGTATAAAGAATTAACACAATTTTCTATcaaaaaccttaagacaataaattaataaatctttaatcttatataatattttattttttcctttatattcAATGTGATacacttaaaattttaacattaaatactacattattttttattcattaaggTCATGTCAACTAAAATCATTATACAGGTGATAGTAATACAAATTAGTTCCTAAGAgataaaattatctataatttttttatatcttgaGAGCTGATCATGATTtctatgaaatttatttaaacaaaagtaTTTAGGTAATCTCACTACATGTTGTCACcaattttgatataataaattaatattttaaagttattaaaagttaataatatttagttaCATGTTAAATTAGTCGATAATCAAAACTACATATATCTTAAACACCTAgtaatttcttcatgcaaagtTGACTTCACTCAACAAATGTTTTTCATTCAAACATCAAAATATTCCAACTAACCACAATTTAACTTTAACAATATTGTAATatctcaaataaatattagagcAGTTGCTAAATTgtgagtaaaataataatttgatgtaATAAACTTATTATTGTCGGCTACATGTGTCGGCCTGCTTGCAGGttgttttattcttataatttgaCATTTCCTATTCGCATTGTACATCTTGTCTCATTTACTTTACATTGTTTAAAAGAATAAGTTCACATATTCAAAGAATCGATTCTAaactttttcattataaatttaatatttactttataaaGTATCATAAAAAACGACTTTACTAAAAGATTACTGACTGGAATGAAGATTTAAATATTCTGTAACGATAAGTTGGGtacttttttaaaatggaaTTGATAGCTATCTATCATTATCTATATCTATTATTCAgcataatacaaaaatatcttatttgtTTAAGCCGCGTGTTAAAACTTGATTGGAGCTGTTCCAGTTTAAGTAGTGATTTTAAGTTTGAGTAATGATAAAATTAAGTGGTTGATTGTAAGTGTCCCttttattattagaattttcttaatataatattgatataaattatttataattgaaaaaatgatATTGATATAATTGAGTATTTTGAACACATATGAGCCGTTGCTTATTGAGCTATCCATGGGATATTTTGCATTCGTCCCTTCATCTAATTTATTACTCTAAATATTTCATCTTCTTTTGAAGGGTGAGAATCGATAACTCAGTTAACCATTATACTTactttttagaatttaaatataCAGCTTTCACTTTAAAACTTCACAATATTTTGTATGAtctatcaatattattttaattgactTACATATATTTTGGTCTTTATTTTCAGGTCAGTTTATTCAGtcttttttttcacatttaattagCTCTCAATTTTAGTGTCATGtgagttgtaattttttttaattgaaagcTCTCAAAACATGACTTTAATGGCATCTGAATTTTACAAAATCGGAAGTGATTTTTTACTTCCAGATTCTACAACTTCGAAAAGGCAAAATGGGAATTCTTTTTAATAAGGGGTGTAGGGGAAAATATACGGAACTGTTACGCACTCAAGAAGGGGATACattcaaatttcatatttatttatttgtaacatGAGTAATGTTAGTTGGCAAGATATTCTGGGCTATTACAATACagtaaaaatgaatttgaaattccaatatataatatatgttgaaaATAATATCTAAACCATTTTAGGCAAGTGTTTTCTCGTGGCGGCGGTTTTACAATCAGGACCAGATATGACCTAATTGTATTAATCCAataatttta
This sequence is a window from Vigna angularis cultivar LongXiaoDou No.4 chromosome 2, ASM1680809v1, whole genome shotgun sequence. Protein-coding genes within it:
- the LOC108329228 gene encoding proline-rich receptor-like protein kinase PERK8 isoform X1 is translated as MASTNPSPNASPVAVPPVLGGILSPPPSSSSPTNSSNPPSSLNSSQPNQTPNSPAPSSPSDPSAPPPSPPQAVPVTPPPSISLSPPPSSPPPPTLPPPSPPDSPPPLPPASPTPPVVTSPPSPPATTTAPPPAELPPSPPVLSPPSSPTVSPPPQSPPATIPPPSQPISPSPPPPANVPRPPSTGTPPQKESPPKTTPSHAPPPSVSQSPPKPPSSDVPPPSTLPSTPSVPSGSSPPASLPDPPTNETAVGGPPVPLPSLPTEKPTARPTNDGSNDIATNNTPSHSGGLSAGGSVAIGIVVGFIVLSFLVMAVWFVQKKKKKREKGSRGGYAAPSPFTSSHNSGTLFLRPQSPANFVAGSGSGSDFVYSPSEAGGVSSSRSWFTYEELIQATDGFSAQNLLGEGGFGCVYKGLLVDGREVAVKQLKIGGGQGEREFRAEVEIISRVHHRHLVSLVGYCISEHQRLLVYDYVPNNTLHYHLHGENRPVLDWPTRIKVAAGAARGIAYLHEDCHPRIIHRDIKSSNILLDLNYEARLVLLHQHLRLFSLLGHFDHQVSDFGLAKLALDSNTHVTTRVMGTFGYMAPEYATSGKLTEKSDVYSYGVVLLELITGRKPVDASQPIGDESLVEWARPLLSEALEKEDFEILVDPRLGKNYDRNEMFRMIEAAAACVRHSSVKRPRMSQVVRALDSLDEFTDLNNGMKPGQSSVFDSAQQSAQIRMFRRMAFGSQDSSSFFNESQSSWRSRDQHSATMFSQNKTGSCNV
- the LOC108329228 gene encoding proline-rich receptor-like protein kinase PERK8 isoform X2 codes for the protein MASTNPSPNASPVAVPPVLGGILSPPPSSSSPTNSSNPPSSLNSSQPNQTPNSPAPSSPSDPSAPPPSPPQAVPVTPPPSISLSPPPSSPPPPTLPPPSPPDSPPPLPPASPTPPVVTSPPSPPATTTAPPPAELPPSPPVLSPPSSPTVSPPPQSPPATIPPPSQPISPSPPPPANVPRPPSTGTPPQKESPPKTTPSHAPPPSVSQSPPKPPSSDVPPPSTLPSTPSVPSGSSPPASLPDPPTNETAVGGPPVPLPSLPTEKPTARPTNDGSNDIATNNTPSHSGGLSAGGSVAIGIVVGFIVLSFLVMAVWFVQKKKKKREKGSRGGYAAPSPFTSSHNSGTLFLRPQSPANFVAGSGSGSDFVYSPSEAGGVSSSRSWFTYEELIQATDGFSAQNLLGEGGFGCVYKGLLVDGREVAVKQLKIGGGQGEREFRAEVEIISRVHHRHLVSLVGYCISEHQRLLVYDYVPNNTLHYHLHGENRPVLDWPTRIKVAAGAARGIAYLHEDCHPRIIHRDIKSSNILLDLNYEARVSDFGLAKLALDSNTHVTTRVMGTFGYMAPEYATSGKLTEKSDVYSYGVVLLELITGRKPVDASQPIGDESLVEWARPLLSEALEKEDFEILVDPRLGKNYDRNEMFRMIEAAAACVRHSSVKRPRMSQVVRALDSLDEFTDLNNGMKPGQSSVFDSAQQSAQIRMFRRMAFGSQDSSSFFNESQSSWRSRDQHSATMFSQNKTGSCNV